From the Pectobacterium carotovorum genome, one window contains:
- the sseB gene encoding enhanced serine sensitivity protein SseB: MEFSPRNKLEEVLILAATEPAHRPEFFSELMEATVFVLGTTDDGDESGEVVLHAGSNVNIQHWEKDDGSSAIPFFSSLEALQSVITEEASFLALPTRSLFEMTQGVTLFLNPKLPYGKEFLPQEIEHILSGEGNGFVQQRIVEEEMQVMLSQPAEMPAQMIDSLTQLFTKHRHVKRAFLAQIQEPGEEQPHLLIGIDVDQDEEAIIREAGSVASDTLPDERPVDLCLVKEGEPGISHYMIKHTTPFYERKWGSFLREFKATGNA; encoded by the coding sequence ATGGAGTTTTCGCCACGTAATAAACTGGAAGAAGTGCTGATTCTGGCTGCAACGGAACCCGCGCATCGTCCTGAATTTTTCAGTGAACTGATGGAAGCCACGGTGTTTGTGCTGGGCACGACCGATGACGGAGATGAATCCGGTGAGGTGGTGCTGCACGCGGGCAGTAATGTGAACATCCAACACTGGGAAAAAGACGATGGCTCGTCTGCTATTCCTTTCTTCTCTTCTCTGGAAGCATTGCAGAGCGTGATTACGGAAGAAGCGTCTTTTCTGGCTCTACCGACGCGTTCGCTGTTTGAAATGACACAGGGCGTCACGCTGTTCCTCAATCCTAAACTGCCGTATGGCAAAGAGTTTTTGCCGCAGGAAATTGAACATATTCTGTCTGGCGAAGGTAACGGTTTTGTTCAGCAGCGTATCGTTGAAGAAGAGATGCAGGTCATGCTGAGCCAGCCTGCCGAGATGCCGGCACAGATGATTGATTCCCTGACGCAGCTGTTTACCAAACATCGTCATGTAAAACGGGCGTTTCTGGCGCAGATTCAGGAGCCGGGCGAAGAGCAGCCGCATCTGCTGATTGGGATTGATGTCGATCAGGACGAGGAAGCCATCATCCGTGAAGCGGGCAGCGTCGCCAGTGATACCTTGCCGGACGAGCGCCCTGTCGATCTGTGTCTGGTGAAGGAAGGCGAACCGGGGATCAGCCACTACATGATTAAACACACCACGCCGTTCTACGAACGCAAGTGGGGGAGTTTCCTGAGGGAGTTTAAGGCCACAGGCAACGCCTGA
- a CDS encoding 6-phospho-alpha-glucosidase, which produces MTNPPFILTIAGGGSTYTPGIVKSLMVRLADFPLAEIRLYDIDGPRQDIIAPVVEKVIRDHSDSIVFTVTTDPEIAFSGAHFVFAQMRVGQYKMREQDEKIPLRHGVVGQETCGPGGLAYGLRTILPMAELIDLVERYAHQEAWIVNYSNPAAIVAEGVRRLRPNARVLNICDMPVAAMRNIAAVLGVDRHDITVDYFGLNHFGWFTRVLVDGVDRMPELREHIARYGLLTADAADTDPQHADPSWVKTWRNIKPVMDHFPEFVPNPYLQYYLMPNQIVEHQDPDYTRANEVMDGREKKLFAAAASYKETGVLSDAFHVGVHGSFIVDVACSLAFDLRQRHLVIVENKGAIANLPYDAMVEVPAYITAQGPEPVRMGNVPQFHRALLEQQLASEQLLVEATLEGSYEKALQAFTLNRTVPTMQHAKAILDEMIEANQDYWPQLKQAYRDGIAQ; this is translated from the coding sequence ATGACGAACCCCCCATTCATTCTGACCATTGCCGGCGGCGGCAGCACCTATACCCCAGGCATCGTAAAGAGTCTGATGGTACGTCTCGCGGATTTCCCGCTGGCAGAGATTCGTTTATATGACATCGACGGCCCGCGGCAGGACATCATCGCGCCGGTGGTGGAAAAGGTCATTCGCGACCACAGTGACAGCATCGTTTTTACCGTCACGACCGACCCGGAGATCGCATTTAGCGGCGCTCACTTTGTCTTTGCCCAGATGCGTGTCGGGCAGTACAAGATGCGTGAACAGGACGAGAAAATCCCGCTACGTCACGGCGTCGTCGGGCAGGAAACCTGCGGCCCCGGCGGACTGGCCTACGGCCTGCGTACCATTCTGCCGATGGCTGAACTGATCGATCTGGTTGAGCGCTATGCGCATCAAGAGGCGTGGATCGTCAATTACTCCAACCCCGCCGCCATTGTTGCCGAAGGCGTGCGCCGCTTACGTCCTAACGCCCGCGTGCTGAATATTTGCGACATGCCGGTTGCTGCAATGCGTAACATTGCAGCCGTGTTGGGTGTCGATCGTCACGACATCACGGTGGACTATTTCGGGCTGAACCACTTCGGCTGGTTTACCCGCGTGCTGGTCGATGGCGTCGATCGCATGCCGGAGCTGCGCGAACACATCGCCCGCTATGGCCTGTTGACCGCCGATGCCGCCGATACCGATCCGCAGCACGCCGATCCGTCGTGGGTGAAAACCTGGCGCAACATCAAACCCGTCATGGATCATTTCCCGGAGTTCGTGCCAAATCCGTATTTGCAGTACTACCTGATGCCGAATCAGATCGTGGAGCATCAGGATCCTGACTACACGCGTGCCAATGAAGTCATGGACGGGCGTGAGAAGAAGCTGTTTGCAGCCGCCGCCAGCTACAAGGAAACCGGCGTTCTGTCAGATGCGTTCCACGTTGGCGTGCACGGCTCGTTCATCGTTGATGTCGCCTGCTCGCTGGCGTTCGATCTGCGTCAGCGTCATCTGGTGATCGTCGAAAATAAAGGCGCTATCGCCAATCTGCCGTACGACGCGATGGTGGAGGTGCCCGCTTATATCACCGCGCAAGGGCCAGAGCCGGTGCGGATGGGGAATGTCCCACAGTTCCACCGTGCCTTGCTGGAACAGCAGTTGGCGTCCGAACAGCTGTTAGTGGAAGCCACGCTGGAAGGCAGCTACGAGAAGGCCTTGCAGGCGTTTACCTTGAACCGTACCGTGCCGACGATGCAGCACGCCAAAGCCATTCTGGATGAGATGATTGAAGCCAATCAGGATTACTGGCCGCAATTAAAACAAGCATATAGAGACGGTATCGCCCAATAA
- the sseA gene encoding 3-mercaptopyruvate sulfurtransferase, protein MSASSSDLPVSHERFVSADWLASHLNDNSITLIDARMLPPGNTTRDIHAEYRAGHLPGAVFFDIETLSDHSTDLPHMMPTREDFARAMGALGIDNQQHLVIYDEGNLFSAPRAWWMLHTFGATSLSILSGGLAGWTAQNLPLEQGDVTPKPTTFHATLDQNAIRSRDDVLSISRDKSEQIVDARPAPRFHAEVDEPRPGLHRGHIPGSLNVPWTDLVHNGALKSNAELATILHKHGVDFTRPIVASCGSGVTASVVVLALTQLNVPNVTLYDGSWSDWGSRDDVPIARD, encoded by the coding sequence ATGTCAGCATCGTCTTCTGATTTGCCCGTTTCTCATGAGCGGTTTGTTTCCGCAGACTGGCTTGCCAGCCACCTGAATGACAACAGTATCACACTCATTGATGCCCGAATGCTGCCACCGGGCAATACCACCCGTGATATTCATGCCGAATACCGCGCCGGCCACCTGCCTGGCGCGGTTTTTTTTGATATTGAAACGCTGTCCGATCACAGCACCGATCTGCCGCACATGATGCCAACTCGCGAAGACTTCGCGCGGGCAATGGGCGCACTGGGAATTGATAACCAGCAGCATCTGGTGATTTACGATGAAGGAAATCTCTTCTCCGCGCCACGCGCATGGTGGATGTTGCACACCTTCGGCGCGACATCCCTTTCAATTCTGAGCGGTGGTCTGGCGGGCTGGACAGCGCAGAATCTGCCATTGGAACAGGGCGATGTGACGCCAAAGCCAACCACGTTTCATGCCACGCTGGATCAAAACGCGATTCGCTCACGCGACGACGTGCTCTCCATCAGCCGGGATAAGTCAGAGCAGATTGTCGATGCCCGCCCCGCTCCGCGCTTTCATGCCGAAGTGGACGAACCGCGTCCCGGCCTGCATCGCGGCCATATTCCCGGCAGCCTGAACGTGCCGTGGACCGATCTGGTGCATAACGGTGCGCTGAAATCCAATGCTGAACTCGCCACCATTCTGCATAAGCACGGTGTGGATTTCACCCGCCCCATCGTCGCCAGCTGTGGTTCAGGCGTAACAGCATCCGTCGTGGTGCTGGCGCTGACGCAGTTAAATGTCCCGAATGTGACGCTGTACGACGGTTCGTGGAGCGATTGGGGTAGCCGCGATGATGTTCCGATTGCGCGCGATTAA
- a CDS encoding PTS transporter subunit EIIC, producing the protein MKRAVNALQNFGKSLYGPVLILPIVGLFIAFGNVFGNGNLAGYVPLLNHPLIQDFGQLVSKSAVAILANLALVFAVGIPIGLAKRDKGYAALIGLVMFIIFINAMNITLQLQGKLVPAAEMRAAGQGMVLGVQVLEMGVFAGILIGGFAGYLYNRYSSKQFNGVMAIYSGHCFVAILVIPLAIALGFAMSALWPFAQHGITWLAFAIKGAGPVGIAIYGFLERVLIPTGLHHLVYTPFLYTELGGTAEVCGKLYQGARNIYFAEMACQDVKQLSSTVVWDARGISKMFGLTAAALAMYVTAKPEKRLAAKAILIPAAFTSFLLGVTEPLEFSFLFVAPMLFAVHAVLTGIGMMLFSIMGVHAIGANGVIDFLLYNLPLGIEKSNWPMYIAIGLTMSVIYFFVFRFLILYFDMPTPGRETDEEETRLYSKTEYQAKTESQVQTQDAVKSDAPPIGATIIAGLGGKPNIEVVDNCYTRLRVTLIDPNLVDEQQLKNTGAKAVIRQGNNVQVVYGLHVKTIREAVENAL; encoded by the coding sequence ATGAAAAGAGCGGTCAATGCATTGCAAAATTTCGGCAAGTCCCTGTATGGGCCGGTGCTGATACTTCCGATTGTCGGGCTATTCATCGCATTTGGGAACGTGTTTGGTAACGGCAACTTAGCGGGCTATGTCCCTTTACTTAATCACCCTTTGATTCAGGATTTTGGTCAACTGGTTTCCAAATCTGCCGTGGCGATTCTGGCTAATTTGGCACTGGTCTTCGCCGTTGGGATCCCGATTGGATTGGCAAAACGCGATAAGGGCTATGCTGCGCTGATCGGTCTGGTGATGTTCATCATCTTCATTAACGCCATGAATATCACGCTGCAATTACAGGGAAAACTCGTGCCAGCCGCAGAGATGCGCGCCGCCGGGCAAGGCATGGTGCTGGGCGTTCAGGTGCTGGAAATGGGCGTTTTCGCCGGTATCCTGATCGGCGGATTCGCAGGCTATCTGTATAACCGCTATTCCAGTAAACAGTTTAACGGCGTCATGGCGATCTATTCCGGCCACTGCTTCGTCGCCATTCTGGTTATTCCGCTAGCGATTGCGCTGGGCTTTGCAATGAGCGCGCTGTGGCCGTTTGCTCAACATGGTATTACCTGGCTGGCCTTCGCTATTAAAGGTGCAGGCCCTGTTGGCATCGCAATTTATGGCTTTCTGGAGCGCGTGCTGATCCCCACCGGGCTGCATCATCTGGTCTATACCCCATTCCTGTACACCGAACTGGGCGGAACCGCAGAGGTATGCGGCAAGCTGTATCAGGGTGCACGCAACATCTATTTTGCTGAAATGGCCTGTCAGGACGTCAAACAGCTGAGTTCCACCGTGGTCTGGGATGCGCGCGGTATCAGTAAAATGTTTGGTCTGACGGCCGCCGCGCTGGCGATGTACGTGACAGCAAAACCAGAAAAACGGCTGGCCGCCAAAGCCATTCTGATTCCAGCCGCGTTTACCTCTTTCTTACTGGGCGTTACCGAACCGCTGGAGTTCTCCTTCCTGTTCGTCGCGCCGATGCTGTTTGCCGTCCATGCCGTACTGACCGGCATAGGGATGATGCTGTTCTCCATCATGGGCGTGCATGCGATTGGCGCCAACGGCGTCATCGACTTCCTGCTTTATAACCTGCCGCTGGGCATTGAAAAATCCAACTGGCCGATGTACATCGCGATTGGGCTGACGATGTCGGTGATTTACTTCTTCGTCTTCCGCTTCCTGATTCTGTATTTCGACATGCCAACACCCGGGCGTGAAACCGATGAGGAAGAGACGCGACTGTATTCGAAAACCGAGTATCAGGCCAAAACTGAGAGTCAGGTACAGACGCAGGATGCAGTGAAAAGCGATGCTCCGCCTATCGGCGCCACTATCATCGCCGGGCTGGGCGGTAAACCGAATATCGAGGTGGTGGATAACTGTTACACCCGCCTGCGGGTCACGCTGATCGACCCGAATCTGGTAGACGAACAACAGCTTAAGAACACCGGTGCGAAAGCCGTTATCCGGCAGGGTAACAACGTACAGGTGGTTTACGGACTTCACGTCAAAACGATACGCGAAGCAGTTGAAAATGCGCTTTAA
- a CDS encoding MurR/RpiR family transcriptional regulator, with product MDNRLASLMQHGQVLTRAEYRVLAFIAEHSSLIGKITVRELAQKTYVSTATIMRLCQKIGFSGYSEFIYHCKTLLTDHPRLAPSPAVTPDDASLPDAFQHFVDNYQRTFAYISHQDRATFSAILRQESHFFLYGAGFSHLFAEYLAKKLQVLGKDAFSSGLGDSRGIFLNNAPKYQVFIAISRSGETEQVLDKARIAKNIGMKVIAFTRASLNSLGELADLHFRLYDDAVHYAAEAGEISSFESNLVMLIDLLLLQATAEKS from the coding sequence GTGGATAATCGGCTGGCATCCTTAATGCAGCACGGCCAAGTGCTGACGCGCGCGGAATACCGCGTGCTGGCTTTTATCGCCGAACATTCGTCGCTGATAGGCAAAATCACGGTACGTGAACTGGCGCAGAAAACCTATGTCTCCACCGCAACCATCATGCGGCTGTGCCAGAAAATCGGCTTTAGCGGCTACAGTGAATTCATTTATCACTGTAAAACGCTGCTCACGGATCATCCGCGTCTGGCTCCCTCGCCTGCCGTCACGCCCGATGACGCTTCACTTCCCGATGCCTTCCAGCATTTTGTCGACAATTACCAACGCACATTTGCCTACATTAGCCATCAGGATAGAGCGACTTTCAGCGCTATCCTGCGACAGGAAAGCCACTTTTTCCTCTATGGCGCAGGGTTTTCTCACCTGTTTGCCGAGTATTTGGCGAAGAAACTGCAGGTGTTAGGGAAAGATGCGTTCTCTTCCGGGCTGGGAGACAGCCGAGGCATTTTTCTTAATAACGCACCGAAATATCAGGTGTTTATCGCCATCTCCCGCAGTGGAGAGACCGAACAAGTGTTAGATAAGGCGCGTATCGCCAAAAACATTGGCATGAAAGTGATCGCGTTTACCCGAGCGTCGTTGAATTCATTAGGCGAGTTGGCCGATTTACACTTCCGGCTCTACGATGATGCGGTTCACTATGCGGCGGAGGCCGGGGAGATTAGCTCATTTGAATCGAATCTGGTGATGCTGATCGATTTACTGTTGTTGCAGGCAACAGCGGAAAAATCGTAA